In Anaerolineales bacterium, the following proteins share a genomic window:
- a CDS encoding acylneuraminate cytidylyltransferase family protein, whose protein sequence is MKIVALVPMRHHSQRVPGKNYRPLAGKPLFHHIIETLLAVPEITQIVVDTDSEQVMDGLRKNFPSVQIIVRPASLRADDVPMNEILIHDTGQFEADFYLQTHSTNPLLKPETISKAIQLLITNYPSRDSLFSVTRLQTRLYDQHGNAINHNPKELIQTQDLPPVYEENSCVYIFKRENLIAKRHRISDKPLLFEIPADEAWDIDEELDFAICDFLLKRKS, encoded by the coding sequence ATGAAAATCGTCGCCCTCGTTCCAATGCGCCATCACTCCCAACGCGTGCCAGGGAAAAATTATCGTCCGCTGGCTGGCAAGCCGTTGTTTCATCACATCATCGAGACGTTGCTCGCCGTGCCAGAGATCACTCAGATCGTCGTGGACACCGACTCCGAGCAAGTGATGGACGGCTTGCGGAAGAATTTCCCCTCCGTGCAGATCATCGTCCGCCCCGCATCCCTCCGTGCCGACGATGTACCGATGAACGAGATTTTGATCCACGACACAGGACAATTCGAAGCGGATTTCTACCTGCAAACCCACAGCACGAATCCCTTGCTCAAACCCGAAACAATCTCCAAAGCTATCCAATTACTAATTACCAATTACCCCTCCCGTGATTCTTTGTTCTCCGTCACCCGCCTCCAAACCCGCCTCTACGACCAGCATGGCAATGCCATCAACCACAACCCGAAAGAATTGATTCAAACGCAAGATTTGCCTCCCGTTTACGAGGAAAATTCCTGCGTGTACATATTCAAGCGAGAGAATCTCATCGCCAAACGCCACCGCATCAGCGACAAGCCGCTCCTATTCGAAATCCCCGCCGACGAAGCCTGGGACATTGACGAAGAACTCGATTTCGCCATCTGCGATTTCTTGTTGAAGAGGAAGTCGTAA
- a CDS encoding phosphoglycerate dehydrogenase, giving the protein MKYTVLFTAPYMIPFVERFKPVFAKYDIELIVPHVRERMEEEDLMKYAGQFDGAICGDDRYTARVIEACAPRLKVISKWGTGIDSLDASACARHGVKIGRTPNAFTTPVADTVLGYMLAFARRQPWMDKEMKSGKWEKIPGKALSECTLGVIGVGNIGKAVTRRARAFGMKVYGNDIVEIDHVFITETGIEMTSLQSLVSNSDFVSVNCDLNPSSHHLMNSETFALMKPTAILINAARGPIVDENALIEALQSKRLAGAALDVFEVEPLPLDSPLLKMDNVLLAPHNSNSSPAAWERVHWNTIKNLVEGLGMKYEG; this is encoded by the coding sequence ATGAAATACACCGTCCTGTTCACCGCGCCCTACATGATTCCCTTTGTGGAACGCTTCAAACCCGTATTCGCAAAATACGACATCGAGTTGATCGTGCCTCACGTGCGCGAGCGCATGGAAGAAGAAGACTTGATGAAATACGCGGGTCAATTCGACGGGGCGATCTGCGGGGATGACCGCTACACCGCGCGCGTCATCGAAGCCTGCGCGCCGCGCCTCAAAGTCATTTCCAAGTGGGGGACGGGCATCGATTCTCTCGACGCTTCAGCCTGCGCACGCCACGGCGTGAAGATTGGACGCACCCCCAACGCCTTCACCACTCCCGTAGCGGATACCGTCCTCGGCTACATGCTCGCCTTCGCCCGCCGCCAACCGTGGATGGACAAAGAAATGAAAAGCGGTAAATGGGAAAAGATTCCAGGCAAAGCGTTGAGCGAGTGTACCCTCGGCGTGATCGGCGTCGGCAACATCGGCAAAGCGGTGACTCGCCGTGCACGGGCGTTTGGAATGAAAGTTTACGGCAACGACATTGTTGAGATAGATCACGTCTTCATCACGGAAACTGGCATCGAAATGACTAGTCTCCAGTCTCTAGTCTCTAATTCTGACTTCGTCTCCGTCAACTGCGATCTCAATCCATCTTCGCATCACCTCATGAACTCCGAGACGTTCGCACTGATGAAACCAACCGCCATCCTCATCAACGCCGCGCGCGGACCCATCGTCGACGAGAATGCGCTGATCGAGGCGTTGCAGTCAAAACGTCTGGCAGGAGCCGCATTGGATGTCTTCGAGGTCGAGCCGCTTCCGCTCGATAGTCCGCTCTTGAAAATGGATAACGTACTGCTTGCTCCGCACAACTCCAACTCCAGCCCCGCCGCGTGGGAGCGCGTACATTGGAATACGATTAAGAATCTGGTCGAGGGGTTGGGGATGAAATATGAAGGATGA
- a CDS encoding SDR family oxidoreductase, which produces MKDERGKMKEARAVLVTGAAGGIGRATVTLFSAKGWRVIGVDRSDFGNDFPKNGLFIQSDISRAEDMQAIFKKTHEFTESLDALVNNAAVQVAKPIIETSVDEWDAVMASNLRSVFLGVKLAHPLLKTAGGAIVNVSSVHAIQTSANIAAYATSKGGLLAFTRAMAIEFAPDNIRVNAILPGAVDTPMLRAGLGRGHVGSGDMQERLDNLARKTVSGKVGTPEEIASAIYFLADNEQSSFMTGQALVVDGGATARLSTE; this is translated from the coding sequence ATGAAGGATGAAAGAGGAAAGATGAAAGAGGCGAGAGCGGTTTTGGTCACTGGTGCGGCAGGCGGGATTGGGCGCGCAACAGTTACCCTTTTTTCTGCAAAAGGTTGGCGAGTCATTGGCGTGGACAGATCGGATTTTGGAAATGATTTTCCCAAAAATGGCTTGTTCATTCAGTCCGACATCTCACGCGCCGAAGACATGCAAGCAATTTTCAAGAAGACGCATGAGTTTACCGAGTCGCTTGATGCGTTGGTGAACAATGCGGCAGTTCAGGTGGCAAAACCAATCATAGAGACTTCTGTTGATGAATGGGATGCGGTGATGGCGTCAAATTTGCGCTCTGTGTTTCTGGGAGTCAAACTTGCACACCCTCTGTTGAAAACCGCAGGTGGCGCGATCGTGAATGTTTCGTCGGTGCATGCGATTCAGACTTCGGCGAACATCGCCGCGTACGCCACGTCGAAGGGAGGACTGCTCGCATTCACGCGAGCAATGGCAATCGAGTTCGCTCCCGATAACATCCGCGTCAACGCCATCCTCCCAGGCGCGGTGGATACTCCCATGCTCCGTGCGGGTCTCGGGCGCGGACACGTCGGCAGTGGCGACATGCAGGAACGACTCGATAACCTAGCGCGCAAAACTGTCAGCGGGAAAGTGGGCACGCCTGAGGAGATCGCCAGCGCGATCTATTTTCTCGCGGATAACGAGCAATCCTCGTTCATGACGGGTCAAGCGCTGGTGGTGGATGGGGGAGCGACCGCGCGACTAAGCACGGAATGA
- a CDS encoding DUF115 domain-containing protein, with protein MKQTLKRILPHPLWQFSRDAYDSFRRLPELPAAYFHPWRRESVRRLAALKDVHKGRRAFIIGNGPSLKRTDTSKLKDEITFGMNRIYLAFPEWGFTTTYLCVTNDLVVEQFVGDINALTIPKFIAWRSHRHFNPQLLITQLPTFVYTTYTGPRFATDVRGRVWEGATVTNLALQLAFHMGIEQAILIGVDHNFADKGEANKTVVSQGDDPNHFMPNYFGKGVRWQLPDLDTSEIGYALARDAYRKAGREVVDATVGGKLTIFPKVEYESLFQ; from the coding sequence ATGAAGCAAACCCTCAAACGAATCCTTCCTCATCCGCTTTGGCAATTCAGCCGTGACGCATACGATTCTTTCCGACGTCTGCCTGAGTTGCCCGCCGCGTACTTTCACCCGTGGCGACGAGAGAGTGTCCGCCGCCTTGCCGCGTTGAAGGACGTTCACAAAGGCAGACGCGCTTTCATCATTGGAAACGGTCCAAGTCTCAAGCGCACCGACACAAGCAAATTGAAAGACGAGATCACCTTCGGCATGAACCGAATCTATCTCGCCTTTCCTGAATGGGGTTTTACAACAACCTACCTCTGTGTGACAAACGATCTTGTCGTGGAGCAATTCGTGGGTGACATCAACGCGCTGACGATTCCAAAATTCATCGCCTGGCGTTCGCATCGTCATTTCAATCCCCAATTACTAATTACCCAATTACCAACATTCGTTTATACCACCTACACAGGACCACGCTTCGCAACCGATGTCCGCGGGCGAGTGTGGGAAGGCGCGACGGTGACCAACCTCGCGCTCCAACTCGCGTTTCACATGGGCATCGAGCAAGCCATTCTCATCGGCGTTGACCACAACTTTGCCGACAAAGGCGAAGCGAACAAGACCGTCGTTTCGCAAGGCGACGACCCGAATCACTTCATGCCGAATTATTTTGGCAAGGGCGTGAGGTGGCAACTGCCAGACTTGGACACCTCCGAGATCGGGTATGCGCTCGCGCGCGACGCCTACCGCAAAGCAGGACGCGAAGTAGTGGATGCAACCGTCGGCGGGAAGTTGACGATATTTCCAAAAGTTGAATATGAGTCGTTGTTTCAGTGA
- a CDS encoding glycosyltransferase family 2 protein, which translates to MLISIITPSFNQARYLEQTIQSVLGQDYPHIEYIVVDGASTDGSVVVIKKYADKLAWWVSEKDSGQAEAINKGLARAKGEIVAWLNSDDYYLPSAVSAAMKVFEENPDMALVYGNMLAVDERGNAFNSLTYKQLSLQELLCFQIIGQPAVFFRREALEKAGMLDPTFHFLLDHHLWIRIAQHGKILHVNQTWAAARYHAEAKNRAKAAEFGREAFRILAWAESQPKLGEAIRPVERRARASAYRVDARYRLDAGESASALKSWMRALFIHPPTALARLNILASALLNLTGLGFIRSLFLSRRSVRRNS; encoded by the coding sequence ATGCTCATCTCCATCATCACCCCCTCGTTTAACCAAGCGCGCTACCTCGAGCAGACGATTCAATCTGTGCTGGGACAGGATTATCCGCACATCGAATACATCGTCGTGGATGGCGCGTCCACGGATGGGTCGGTTGTGGTGATCAAAAAATATGCGGACAAATTGGCTTGGTGGGTGAGCGAAAAGGACTCAGGTCAAGCCGAAGCCATCAACAAGGGACTGGCGCGGGCGAAGGGCGAGATTGTCGCGTGGCTGAACTCGGACGATTATTATTTGCCCAGCGCGGTCTCAGCGGCGATGAAAGTTTTTGAAGAAAATCCCGATATGGCGCTCGTTTACGGAAATATGCTCGCCGTGGACGAACGTGGAAATGCGTTCAATTCACTGACTTACAAGCAACTGTCTTTGCAGGAATTGTTGTGCTTTCAGATCATCGGTCAGCCAGCCGTATTCTTTCGCCGCGAAGCGTTGGAAAAGGCGGGAATGCTCGATCCTACTTTCCACTTTCTACTCGACCATCATCTCTGGATTCGAATCGCCCAACACGGGAAAATTCTGCATGTGAATCAAACCTGGGCGGCGGCGCGTTACCATGCGGAGGCAAAGAACCGCGCCAAAGCGGCTGAGTTTGGACGCGAAGCCTTCCGCATTTTGGCGTGGGCGGAGAGTCAGCCGAAGTTGGGCGAGGCAATTCGACCCGTGGAAAGACGCGCCCGCGCGTCCGCGTACCGAGTCGACGCGCGGTATCGGCTCGACGCGGGCGAGTCCGCATCCGCGTTGAAGTCCTGGATGCGCGCGTTGTTCATTCATCCGCCGACCGCGTTGGCGCGGTTGAACATTTTGGCATCCGCTTTGTTGAATCTCACGGGGCTTGGTTTCATCCGCTCACTGTTCCTGTCGCGGCGATCGGTGCGGAGAAATAGTTAG